A genomic stretch from Chitinophaga lutea includes:
- a CDS encoding aspartate aminotransferase family protein encodes MNNRQLFLQHNAQTSDAPLALEIVKAQGMYMWDADGKKYLDLIAGISVCNVGHCHPAVVKAIQKQAATYMHLLVYGEFVQSPQVAYAKYLADHLPASLNSVYFTNSGSEATEGAMKLAKRHTGRTEIIAFKNSYHGSTQGSLSIIGDEYWRNAYRPLLPDVQHLQHGSMDMIGRITERTACVIAETVQAEAGVIAPSQEWMQALRRRCTETGTLLVLDEIQCGLGRNGTLWAFEQYGIVPDVLLLGKALGGGMPLGAFIASRDVMWSLTNQPVLGHITTFGGHPVACAAGLAGMKALIEEDLTAAIPAKEKLFLQLLQHPRIKAVRARGLMLAIELDDFPSNKKVIDYCIANGLITDWFLFAPQCLRIVPPLIISEEEIREACRIILAGLDTLGEQ; translated from the coding sequence ATGAATAACAGGCAGCTTTTTTTACAACATAACGCGCAAACCTCCGACGCCCCGCTGGCGTTGGAAATAGTGAAAGCGCAGGGGATGTACATGTGGGATGCGGATGGCAAAAAGTACCTCGACCTGATTGCCGGCATTAGCGTTTGCAACGTGGGCCACTGCCATCCGGCCGTGGTAAAGGCGATCCAGAAGCAGGCCGCTACCTATATGCACCTGCTCGTGTATGGGGAATTCGTGCAATCGCCACAGGTGGCCTATGCCAAATACCTGGCGGATCATTTGCCTGCCTCCCTCAACAGCGTATACTTTACCAATTCCGGCAGCGAGGCTACCGAAGGCGCCATGAAACTCGCCAAGCGCCACACCGGCCGCACGGAGATCATCGCCTTCAAAAACAGCTACCACGGCTCTACCCAGGGCTCGCTGAGCATCATCGGCGACGAGTACTGGCGCAATGCCTACCGGCCGCTGCTGCCCGATGTGCAGCACCTGCAACACGGCTCAATGGACATGATCGGCCGGATCACGGAGCGCACCGCCTGCGTCATCGCGGAAACCGTGCAGGCGGAAGCGGGCGTGATCGCCCCTTCGCAGGAATGGATGCAGGCCCTCCGCCGGCGCTGCACTGAAACCGGAACGCTGCTGGTGCTCGATGAAATTCAGTGCGGATTGGGCCGCAACGGCACCCTGTGGGCATTCGAACAATACGGCATTGTGCCGGATGTGCTGTTGCTGGGCAAAGCCCTCGGCGGCGGCATGCCGCTCGGCGCTTTTATCGCCAGCCGCGACGTTATGTGGAGCCTGACCAACCAGCCGGTATTGGGCCATATCACCACTTTCGGCGGCCATCCCGTTGCCTGCGCCGCCGGCCTCGCCGGCATGAAAGCGCTCATCGAAGAAGATCTCACGGCGGCCATTCCCGCTAAAGAAAAACTGTTCCTCCAACTGCTGCAGCATCCCCGCATCAAAGCGGTACGCGCACGGGGGTTGATGCTCGCCATAGAGCTGGATGATTTTCCGTCCAATAAAAAAGTGATTGATTATTGCATTGCCAACGGCCTGATCACCGACTGGTTTTTATTCGCGCCGCAATGCCTGCGCATCGTGCCGCCGTTGATTATTTCGGAAGAAGAAATCCGCGAAGCCTGCAGGATTAT
- a CDS encoding gamma carbonic anhydrase family protein, protein MPVILPVKGVLPQMGDNCFIAPNATIVGDVIMGKDCSVWFNAVVRGDVNSIRMGDKVNIQDGAVIHATYQKTKTHIGNNVSIGHNAIVHGCTVEDNVLIGMGAIVMDNAHIGSNTIIAAGAVVLEGTQVEAGSIYAGVPAKKVKNVSQELIHGEIDRIANNYIMYADWFRDQV, encoded by the coding sequence ATGCCAGTAATATTACCCGTAAAAGGAGTGCTCCCCCAGATGGGAGACAATTGTTTTATAGCGCCCAACGCCACCATCGTGGGAGATGTGATCATGGGAAAGGATTGCAGCGTGTGGTTCAATGCCGTGGTTCGCGGCGATGTGAATAGCATCCGCATGGGGGACAAGGTGAATATCCAGGATGGTGCCGTGATTCACGCCACTTACCAGAAAACCAAAACGCACATCGGCAATAACGTGTCTATCGGCCACAATGCCATCGTACACGGCTGCACCGTGGAAGACAACGTACTGATCGGCATGGGGGCCATCGTGATGGACAATGCGCACATCGGCAGCAATACCATCATCGCCGCCGGAGCGGTAGTGCTGGAAGGCACCCAGGTGGAAGCCGGCAGCATTTATGCCGGTGTTCCCGCCAAAAAGGTGAAAAACGTCAGCCAGGAACTGATTCACGGTGAAATAGACCGTATCGCCAATAACTATATCATGTATGCGGACTGGTTCCGCGACCAGGTCTGA
- the rsgA gene encoding ribosome small subunit-dependent GTPase A, producing the protein MQATIYKSTGSWYVVKSANGDFLQARLPGIFKKDGDITSTNPIAVGDEVSIAMEDGGQDTAMITDIAGRKNYIVRSSPQSKYKKHIVAANLDQAVLVCTVKEPRTSQGFIDRFLITAAAYHIPAVLVFNKRDVYKAKDMEQYEHWKEVYESMGYTVLLTAAASGEGIDALREVLHDKTSLISGHSGVGKSTIINNMLPELQLKTKNVSGWSGKGMHTTTFAEMFDLPGGGRLIDTPGLREFGIVDIPKAELSHYFLEMQPFLANCQFNNCQHLDEPGCAVKEAVEEGEIDMDRYLSYVAIWHTIDEKGY; encoded by the coding sequence GTGCAAGCAACCATTTACAAATCCACCGGCAGCTGGTATGTGGTCAAATCGGCCAACGGCGACTTTCTGCAGGCCCGCCTGCCGGGTATTTTCAAGAAAGACGGGGATATCACGTCCACCAACCCCATTGCCGTAGGCGATGAAGTCTCCATTGCCATGGAAGACGGCGGGCAGGATACGGCCATGATAACGGACATTGCCGGACGAAAAAACTACATCGTCCGCAGTTCCCCTCAAAGCAAATACAAAAAACATATCGTAGCCGCCAACCTCGATCAGGCGGTATTGGTCTGCACGGTCAAAGAGCCCCGCACCTCACAGGGCTTCATCGACCGCTTTCTCATTACAGCCGCGGCATACCACATTCCAGCCGTGCTCGTTTTCAATAAAAGAGACGTGTACAAGGCGAAAGACATGGAGCAATATGAACACTGGAAAGAAGTATATGAATCCATGGGGTATACGGTGCTGCTCACCGCCGCCGCATCCGGCGAAGGGATCGACGCCCTGCGGGAGGTGCTGCACGATAAAACGAGCCTGATTTCGGGCCACTCGGGCGTAGGCAAATCCACCATTATCAACAACATGCTGCCGGAGCTGCAGCTGAAAACAAAAAACGTCAGCGGCTGGAGCGGTAAAGGCATGCACACCACCACCTTCGCCGAGATGTTCGACCTGCCGGGCGGCGGCCGCCTCATCGATACGCCGGGCCTGCGGGAATTCGGGATCGTAGACATCCCCAAAGCCGAACTATCACATTATTTCCTGGAAATGCAGCCTTTCCTGGCCAATTGCCAGTTCAATAACTGCCAGCACCTCGATGAACCGGGGTGTGCGGTAAAAGAAGCGGTGGAAGAAGGAGAGATCGATATGGACCGGTACCTCAGCTACGTGGCCATCTGGCACACGATTGACGAGAAAGGGTATTAA
- a CDS encoding vWA domain-containing protein, with translation MNFDSWKHIAFAYPAFFWLLLLIPVMIWWAYQGGRRFQGAVQMSSLQGLKGLPVSWKVRFRPLLLVLRIVAFAALVTALARPQTSNTSESIDSEGIDIVLSIDISGSMLAEDLRPNRMEAAKKTAMDFVDSRISDRIGLVIFSGESFTQCPITMDHGVLKQQLMQIRSGLLQDGTAIGMGLATAVDRLQGSKAKSKVIVLLTDGVNNTGLVDPLTALEIAKAYKIKVYTVGVGTIGKAPSPATMPDGSIQMQMVDVQIDEPLMKKIASETGGRYFRATDNTSLKNIYHEIDKLERSKVEITSYKRFTEHFFPLAMIALACLLLEVVLRYTLFRRLP, from the coding sequence ATGAACTTCGATAGCTGGAAACATATCGCATTCGCATACCCGGCCTTTTTCTGGCTGCTGCTGCTCATACCCGTTATGATCTGGTGGGCCTACCAGGGCGGCCGCCGGTTCCAGGGCGCCGTACAGATGTCTTCCCTGCAGGGGCTGAAAGGGCTGCCTGTTTCGTGGAAGGTGCGCTTCCGCCCGCTGCTGCTGGTGTTGCGTATCGTCGCTTTCGCCGCACTGGTGACCGCGCTGGCGCGCCCGCAAACATCCAACACATCTGAAAGCATCGACAGCGAAGGCATCGACATCGTGCTGAGCATAGACATATCCGGCAGTATGCTGGCGGAAGACCTCCGCCCCAACCGCATGGAAGCCGCAAAAAAAACAGCGATGGACTTCGTGGACAGCCGCATCAGCGACCGCATCGGCCTCGTGATCTTCTCCGGCGAAAGTTTCACACAATGCCCCATCACCATGGATCATGGCGTGCTCAAACAACAGCTCATGCAAATCAGGAGCGGCCTGCTGCAGGACGGCACCGCCATCGGCATGGGCCTCGCTACCGCGGTAGACCGGCTGCAGGGCAGCAAAGCCAAAAGCAAGGTGATCGTGCTGCTGACGGACGGGGTGAACAACACCGGCCTCGTAGACCCGCTCACCGCGCTCGAAATCGCCAAAGCGTACAAGATCAAAGTATATACCGTAGGCGTGGGCACCATCGGCAAAGCCCCCTCTCCCGCCACCATGCCGGACGGCAGCATCCAGATGCAGATGGTGGACGTGCAGATCGATGAGCCGCTGATGAAAAAAATCGCCTCCGAAACGGGCGGCCGTTATTTCCGCGCAACCGACAACACCTCGCTCAAAAACATCTACCACGAAATCGACAAACTCGAACGGTCGAAAGTGGAAATCACATCGTACAAACGTTTTACGGAACATTTCTTCCCACTGGCGATGATAGCCCTGGCGTGCCTGCTGCTCGAAGTAGTGCTGCGCTATACGCTCTTCAGGAGATTGCCGTGA
- a CDS encoding DUF58 domain-containing protein — protein METSEILKKVRQLEIKTKGLTNHIFAGEYHSAFKGRGMSFSEVRDYHFGDDVRSIDWNVTARFNHPFVKVFEEERELTVMLLVDVSESESFGTATHTKRSLVTELCAVLAFSAIKNNDKVGVIFFSDGMEKYIPPKKGKSHILFIIRELLSFKPKRKGTNISETLRFFNNATKKRSIVFLLSDFFSGNYQDALNIAAKRHDVVGVQVYDPRDKELPPVGMIRMTDGETGASQWVDTGDKKIRQYYTHQFQQHAQYCRSAFLKSGAELISIRTDEDYVKALQTFFLNRV, from the coding sequence ATGGAAACTTCAGAAATACTCAAGAAGGTCCGCCAGCTGGAAATCAAAACCAAAGGGCTTACCAATCACATATTCGCCGGCGAATACCACAGCGCTTTCAAGGGCAGGGGGATGTCGTTCAGCGAAGTGCGCGACTACCATTTCGGTGACGACGTACGGTCGATCGACTGGAACGTGACCGCCCGCTTCAACCATCCCTTCGTGAAGGTGTTCGAAGAAGAAAGGGAGCTTACCGTGATGCTGCTCGTCGACGTCAGCGAAAGCGAATCGTTCGGCACCGCCACCCACACCAAGCGCAGCCTCGTTACCGAGCTCTGCGCCGTACTGGCGTTTTCGGCCATCAAGAACAACGATAAAGTCGGCGTCATCTTTTTCAGCGACGGCATGGAGAAATACATCCCGCCTAAAAAAGGAAAGTCGCATATCCTCTTCATCATCCGCGAGCTGCTGTCGTTCAAACCAAAACGAAAAGGCACCAACATATCCGAAACGCTGCGCTTCTTCAACAATGCCACCAAAAAACGCAGCATTGTTTTTTTGCTGAGCGACTTTTTCTCCGGCAACTACCAGGACGCGCTCAACATCGCCGCCAAACGGCACGATGTGGTAGGCGTACAGGTGTACGACCCGCGCGATAAAGAACTACCGCCCGTAGGCATGATCCGGATGACGGACGGTGAAACGGGCGCTTCGCAATGGGTAGATACCGGCGATAAAAAAATACGGCAGTATTACACCCATCAGTTTCAACAACACGCACAGTATTGCCGGAGCGCATTCCTGAAAAGCGGGGCAGAACTGATCAGCATCCGCACAGACGAAGATTACGTGAAAGCATTGCAAACATTTTTCCTGAACAGGGTTTAA
- a CDS encoding AAA family ATPase — MENTSYDIRQLNDRIHQASSFVDILNLEINKVIVGQKYMVERLMIGLLAQGHVLLEGVPGLAKTLSIKSLASAINGRFSRIQFTPDLLPADVVGTMIYNQQRNEFMVRKGPIFANFILADEINRAPAKVQSALLEAMQERQITIGDTTFKLEEPFLVLATQNPIEQEGTYTLPEAQVDRFMLKVVIGYPTKEEERHIIRQNLQPDGQAKVNPVVNPAEILEARKLVREVYMDEKIEQYIIDVVFATRNPEEYKLAKLKPLIAYGGSPRASINLALASKAYAFMKRRGYVIPEDVRSVCFDVMRHRVGLTYEAEAENVTSENILSEILNAVEVP; from the coding sequence ATGGAAAATACATCGTACGATATCCGCCAACTGAACGACAGGATTCACCAGGCCAGCTCATTTGTAGACATCCTGAACCTGGAAATCAACAAAGTGATCGTAGGCCAGAAGTACATGGTGGAACGCCTGATGATCGGCCTCCTGGCTCAGGGGCACGTGCTCCTCGAAGGCGTACCGGGGCTGGCTAAAACGCTCTCCATCAAATCCCTGGCTTCGGCCATCAATGGCCGCTTTTCCCGCATCCAGTTCACCCCGGACCTGCTGCCGGCCGACGTGGTGGGCACCATGATCTACAACCAGCAGCGCAATGAGTTCATGGTAAGGAAAGGGCCCATCTTCGCCAACTTCATCCTGGCGGACGAGATCAACCGCGCCCCGGCAAAAGTGCAGAGCGCCCTGCTCGAAGCGATGCAGGAACGGCAGATCACCATCGGCGATACCACTTTCAAACTCGAAGAGCCTTTCCTCGTACTGGCCACACAAAACCCGATAGAACAGGAAGGTACCTATACGTTGCCGGAAGCACAGGTAGACCGTTTTATGCTGAAAGTCGTGATCGGCTATCCCACCAAAGAAGAAGAACGCCACATCATCCGCCAGAACCTGCAGCCCGACGGCCAGGCGAAAGTAAACCCGGTAGTCAACCCTGCTGAGATCCTGGAGGCCCGCAAGCTGGTGCGCGAGGTGTACATGGACGAGAAGATCGAACAATATATCATCGACGTGGTGTTTGCAACCCGCAACCCCGAAGAATATAAACTGGCCAAACTCAAGCCGCTCATCGCTTACGGCGGTTCTCCCCGCGCCAGCATCAACCTGGCACTGGCCTCCAAAGCCTACGCCTTCATGAAGCGCAGGGGGTACGTGATTCCGGAAGACGTGCGCAGCGTATGCTTCGACGTGATGCGCCACCGCGTTGGCCTCACCTACGAAGCGGAAGCCGAAAACGTAACGAGCGAAAACATCCTCAGCGAAATTCTCAACGCAGTGGAAGTGCCATAA
- a CDS encoding response regulator produces MPVNILVYEDNASLRESLANLLSLTEIYQVAGAWPDCALVKEQVAQLRPDVILMDIDMPGVNGISAVKQIRSFDQAVQIIMLTVFDDNNHVFEALCAGANGYLLKKYISDRLVPSIQEVLNGGAPMSPSIARMVITSMQQPGTGNDYQLTNREKEILQSLSRGNSFKLIAADLGISLDTVRTHIKRIYDKLHVRSQIEAVSKAINEKLV; encoded by the coding sequence ATGCCGGTTAACATACTTGTTTATGAAGACAATGCCAGCCTGCGGGAAAGCCTGGCCAACCTGCTTTCGCTGACCGAGATATACCAGGTGGCGGGCGCCTGGCCGGATTGCGCCCTGGTGAAAGAACAGGTGGCGCAGTTGCGGCCCGATGTTATATTGATGGACATCGACATGCCGGGCGTCAACGGCATCAGCGCCGTAAAGCAGATCCGCAGCTTTGACCAGGCGGTGCAGATCATAATGCTGACCGTGTTTGACGATAACAACCATGTGTTCGAGGCGCTTTGCGCCGGGGCCAACGGATATCTCCTGAAAAAATACATATCAGACAGGCTGGTGCCGTCTATCCAGGAAGTACTGAACGGAGGAGCCCCCATGAGCCCTTCCATCGCGCGCATGGTCATTACCAGCATGCAGCAGCCCGGGACGGGGAACGATTACCAGCTCACCAACCGCGAAAAAGAAATTCTTCAATCCCTCTCCAGGGGAAACAGCTTCAAACTGATTGCCGCAGACCTGGGCATCAGCCTCGACACGGTGCGTACCCACATCAAACGTATTTACGATAAACTCCATGTTCGTTCCCAAATCGAAGCGGTGAGCAAAGCGATCAACGAAAAACTGGTATAG
- a CDS encoding IPT/TIG domain-containing protein: MKNIVPRKLLTWSLLLAAACTKDNGGQDNTRELPVIQSISPDKGPQGTSVTILGLHFSAVPGNNTVTFNNVAATVTQAETGKLVVMVPKGAGTGPVTVTVNGKTANGPAFTYQYGFTVTTLAGGTKGYADGTGAAAMFDSPSDVCTDNDGNVYVADRLNQRIRKVTPAGVVTTLAGSTLGYVDGHGVSAKFSMPRGVAMGGGGIYVADETSHRIRKVALDGWVTTIAGNGQAGFKDTTAPQARFYHPYDVAVSKYGSIFVVDQANHRIRKIRNGQVTTLAGRLEGRADGEGADAKFAFPWGIAVSPGGAVYIADGYDNGVRKLEFKSIATGVLVDEDTATTIPTTKVIISTLLRGGTGDADGDLGTAKIELIYNLGTDAAGNIYLADGGSQKVRMVTPAGQVLTVAGSYPPGYLDGSGTAAKFRHAGGVAVDKQGNIYLADTHNHCIRKITPE; the protein is encoded by the coding sequence ATGAAAAACATTGTACCCCGAAAGTTACTGACATGGAGCCTGCTGCTGGCTGCGGCCTGCACAAAAGATAACGGCGGCCAGGACAACACCAGAGAGCTTCCCGTCATCCAGTCCATCAGCCCCGACAAAGGCCCTCAGGGCACTTCCGTCACCATCCTCGGGCTTCATTTCTCCGCCGTTCCCGGCAATAATACCGTTACGTTCAACAATGTGGCCGCGACCGTCACCCAGGCGGAAACCGGCAAGCTGGTGGTTATGGTGCCGAAAGGCGCCGGTACCGGCCCTGTAACGGTAACGGTTAATGGAAAAACAGCCAACGGCCCCGCGTTTACCTATCAATACGGCTTTACCGTTACGACGCTCGCCGGCGGCACCAAAGGGTATGCAGACGGGACGGGGGCGGCGGCCATGTTCGATTCGCCTTCGGATGTATGTACGGATAACGACGGAAATGTGTACGTAGCGGACAGGCTCAACCAGCGCATCCGTAAAGTTACGCCGGCGGGTGTGGTGACTACCCTGGCCGGCAGCACACTGGGGTATGTAGACGGCCACGGCGTCAGCGCGAAGTTCAGCATGCCGAGAGGTGTTGCCATGGGCGGCGGCGGTATTTACGTGGCGGATGAAACGAGTCACCGCATCCGCAAAGTTGCGCTCGACGGCTGGGTAACTACCATTGCCGGTAACGGGCAGGCAGGATTTAAAGACACAACGGCGCCGCAGGCGAGGTTTTATCATCCTTACGATGTTGCCGTCAGCAAATACGGGTCAATCTTTGTAGTGGACCAGGCCAATCACCGCATCCGCAAGATCAGGAACGGGCAGGTGACGACGCTGGCAGGCAGGCTTGAAGGAAGGGCAGATGGGGAAGGCGCCGATGCGAAATTCGCGTTCCCGTGGGGTATCGCTGTAAGCCCCGGCGGCGCGGTGTACATTGCGGATGGCTATGATAACGGTGTCCGCAAACTGGAGTTCAAAAGTATAGCCACGGGCGTGCTGGTAGATGAAGATACCGCAACGACTATCCCTACCACCAAAGTCATTATCAGCACATTGCTGCGGGGCGGAACGGGCGATGCGGACGGCGATCTCGGTACGGCAAAAATCGAACTTATATACAACCTGGGTACAGACGCCGCGGGAAATATTTACCTGGCAGACGGTGGTTCGCAAAAGGTGCGTATGGTAACTCCGGCTGGTCAGGTGTTGACGGTAGCCGGGAGCTATCCTCCGGGGTATCTGGATGGCAGCGGGACGGCAGCGAAGTTTCGGCACGCCGGCGGCGTGGCGGTGGATAAGCAGGGGAATATATATCTTGCCGATACCCATAATCACTGCATCCGCAAAATCACACCTGAATAA